A window of Mucilaginibacter robiniae genomic DNA:
CTCGTAAACCAAAAGTCTGACCAGAACACTTATTTCACCCGCCGGGCAAGGGTAGTCCGTTTCCTGAAGGATAGCATTGGTGCCCCTGCGGCAACAGCAGACACCGGGCCAAACTCCGCAGCAATGGGTTGGCGCGTTAAGGCTTAAAACCTTTCTGCTGCTTGCAGAAGCTCGTGATGAAAATGGTCAATTTCTCTTTTTTGCTGTTCGATACGTATCCGTAAGACTGTAGTGTTTTTACGACAATCCTTACGCCTTTCTTGCAGGCAGGCCAGCTTACCATTAAATTCTTCCGCTGTCACTTCGATGCCTGTTTTTCCATGCTGATCGTGCAAAACGATTCCAAAGCTGATCATTACTTTAACAATCACCTACCCGTCACAGGAATATGCCGCCTGAACGCCAGAAAAGGTTCGTAAATTGCACTGACTTTTAAAATGCAAAATATTTCTGAACAGCGCCTGGTAGACGCGCTTCCTATCGGTGCCGCGGTTTTTACCGGTGACCGGCATACCATCCGTGCGGTCAATGCCGAAATGCGCTCGATCTGGTCAAAGGATAGCTCGGTGATCGGTAAAGACCTGCATGATGCCATTCCCGAAATCCAGGATCAGCCCTTCTTTGATCTGCTCACCAATATATACCGCACCGGGGAAGCGTTTCATGACCCCAACGGCCAAGCGATGCTCAATGTCAATGGCGTACTGCAGCTGGTTTATTTTGATTACTGGATGAAACCGATCAGGGATGCAGCAGGTCAGGTAACCGGCATCCTGAATACGGCCATTGACACCACCGCTGCAGTGATCGCCCGGCAGAGAAGTGAATGGATCGGGGAACAGTTCAGCTTTTCCATGAATGCTGCGGAAGTCGGCAGCTGGAACCTGGACATTGCGAACCGCAGGGTATGGTGGGACGAGCGGTGCCGGTTGTTTTACGGTTTTCCGAAAGGTGATGACCTGGTGCCTTTTGAGGAAGTACTGCGCTACGTCCATCCCGAAGACCGCCCGAAGGTGGATGAAGCCGTGGCTCATGCATTGCGGCCGGAATCCGGCGGAAACTATGACATTCAGTTTCGGACCATCGGTGAAAGCCATCATACCCTGCGCTGGCTGCAATGTAAAGGCAAAGCTTATTTAATGAGCAACACGAGCCGTACCGCTTTTCCGGCACCGCTCGTGACATTACCAGCGAAATGATCCTGCGGCAACGGGAACAAGAGGCAGCAGAGGAACTGGCGGCGGCCGGTGAGGAACTGCAGGCCATCAACGAAGAACTCCATACGGCAAACGAAGCCCTGCAGGCCAGCAACGAACAGCTTAGGGCAGCCCAGGAGGCCGCACAGCTGGGCCTGTTCGACTGGGACCTCATTCATCAGAAATATTCCTGGGATGCCCAGTTTAAACAAATGTTCGGCCTGCAGGCAGCAGATGAGCCGGAACATTACCAGACGATGGTCAGCCGGCTGCACCCGGACGACCGCGGGCGGGTGGAAGAAGCGGTAGCTGCTGCCCGGAACCAAGAGCTGACCGGCGGCAGGTATGATATTGAATACAGGATCGTGGCGGCTGGCGATGTGCCGGTCCGCTGGGCAAGGGCACTGGGCAGAATGACCTTTGATCAAAAAGGTACGCCTGTGCGTTTCGTAGGGACGCTGATGGACATCACCGAACAGGTGCTGAGCCGTCAGCGGCTCCAGACCCGGGAAGACCAGCTGCGCTTAGCCATCGCGTCCGCAGACCTGGGCACCTGGAACATCAATGCCCAAACCCGGGAGTTTGTACCCTCCCCACGTTTAAAGGAGCTGTTTGGCTATTATGCGGACGAAGATATGCCTTATGAGGCAGCCGTCAATCAGATTGCCGAGTCCTACCGCGACCAGGTGGTGGAAGCAGTCAATGCCGCTATCGAACAAGGAAAAAGCTATGACCTGACCTATCCCGTTACCGGTTATCATGACGGGAAGCTCCGGTGGGTCAGGGCGACCGGTAAACTGTTTCCTGCCACCGATGATCAGCCGGCCATCTTTTCGGGTACCGTTGCTGATATTACCGAGCAAAAGCAGGATGATCAGCGGAAGATGGACTTTATCGGCATTGTCAGCCATGAACTGCGTTCCCCGCTCACTTCACTGAACGGTTATGTACAGATGCTGAACCTGAAAGCCAGAAAAACGGAAGATCCCATGGTTTTGGATATCACGGCCAAGGCCAAGCGCCAGGTGGACAAGATGAGCAGCATGATCACCGGCTTTCTGGATGTAGCTCGGGCGGGCGAAAGCCAGATACAGCTGCGCCGCAAAGCCTTTGACATGGCAGATCTGGTGAAGGCGGCTGAGGAGGAATCCCTGGCTACAGTCACCACTCATCCTATCATCTTCCATCCGGTGGAGTTCACGCCCGTGGTGGCCGACCCGGACAAGATCGAACAGGTGCTGGTGAACTTCATCAACAATGCGGTTAAATATTCACCGCAGGGCACGACCATCAACGTGGCCTGCATCACGCGCGATGGCTGGGCGCATGTGAGCGTATCGGATGAGGGGATGGGTATAGCGCCTAAAGATATTCCACTCGTGTTTGAACGTTTCTACCGGGTGGAGCGCGAGGAGTTGAAAACGGTAAAGGGCTTTGGTATCGGCCTGTATTTATGCAAAGACATCATTGAGCGGCATGGCGGGGAAATCGGTGTGGAGAGCGTGCTGCACAAAGGCAGTGTCTTTTGGTTTCAAATTCCGGTTGCAGGCTGATCGGGCATCATTATTGCAACTGCCAACCCATCAATGAAAGCGAGCAAGACGAAGGTACTGGTCTGTGACGATGACAGGGACATTCTGGAAATGACAGGGATGCTGCTGGAAATGGAAGGCTATGAGGTGACTACCCAATCGGACAGCACTAAAGTACTTCAGCAGGCCAGCGAAGTACAGCCGGATGTCTTTTTGCTTGACTTCTGGATGCCGCACCCTTCCGGCGAGAAACTGATTCAGCTGATCAAAGCATCGCCGCGCCTGTCCCATATCCCGGTCATTCTGTTTTCCGCAGCCATTAATGCCAGACAAATTGCCCAGGCTTCCGGTGCAGATGGGTATATTGATAAGCCGTTTGATATGGAAAAGTTAACCGCCGTCATTAAAACGGTTATGAAGCAGTAGGTTGCCAGGGAAAAGTTCGACAGCGTTGTTTGGAATCACTTTTTAATTAAAAGCCACATTTGATAACGCGCTATCGGTAAAGCAGCTATGCTGGTAACATAATGGTCTTAAAAGCTGACCGGTAAAACAAAACCGGATACGGTGCAGCTGGTGAGAATAACTAAATTTTATAAAATTAAATCGGAATCTTACAAATCCCAGGCTGGTGGTGTGTGGTAGTTTTGCAGTGTAACAAAGAAACGATGCACTCAGACACACAAACACTTACTTTCCCGGTGGCCGGCATGACCTGCGCAGGCTGTGCTGCAAGCGTTGAATCCATGATCAGTTCTCAGCAAGGGGTAGAAAAAGCTGAGGTGAATTATGCCAGTCAGTCCGTTAAAGTCGCTTATCACCCCGACATCATCAAGCCTTCTGAGTTTCAAAAAGAAGTTCAATCTGTGGGTTATGATCTCATTTTAGACACTGAAAATGGTAAGGCCTTGCAGGAGGAGGCACAGCAAACGCATGATCAGCAGTTAAAAACAAAACTTCTTGGGGCGGCTGCCTTAACAGTACCTGTCGTTTTGCTCGGTATGTTTTTCATGGACCTGCCTTACGCCAACTATTGCATGTTAGCCTTAACTGCACCTGTTTTGTTCATATTTGGCCGTAACTTTTTTGCGGGTGCCTGGAAGCAGGCGCGTCACGCCAGAGCCAACATGGATACGCTTGTTGCGCTCTCCACCGGCATTGCGTTTCTCTTTAGTCTCTTCAATACCCTATATCCCGAATTTTGGCATAAGCGAGGATTACATGCGCACGTGTATTACGAGGCTGCTGCTGTGGTGATTGTCTTTATTCTCCTCGGCAAGCTATTGGAGGAAAGGGCTAAGTCCAACACCTCATCTGCTATTAAGAAGCTGACCGGCTTACAGCCCAAAACCGTATTGTTGGTCACCCCTGCGGGCGAGCAGGAAACGCCTATCGCGGATGTTCAGATTGGCGATCAGATTCTGGTGCGTTCCGGCGAAAAAATCCCGGTAGACGGTACATTGTACGAGGGTCATTCTTTTGTCAATGAAAGCATGATCTCCGGAGAACCGGTGGCCGTTGAAAAAAAAGCAGGTGATTCGGTTTTTGCGGGCACCATCAATCAAAAAGGAAGCTTTCGCTTTACCGCTGAAAAAGTCGGCGGCGCAACACTGCTGGCGCAGATCATCCAACTGGTGCAGGATGCCCAGGGCTCCAAAGCGCCTGTTCAGAAGCTGGTCGACAAGATCGCTGGTATATTTGTACCGGTGGTGATGGGCATTGCGCTCCTCACTTTAGTGATCTGGCTGATTTTCGGCGGACAGCATGCTTTCACACAGGGTTTGCTGGCCATGGTAACTGTACTGGTGATTGCCTGCCCCTGTGCTTTAGGCCTGGCCACGCCAACCGCTTTAATGGTAGGCATTGGTAAAGGCGCAGAAAATGGCATCCTGATCAAAGATGCAGAAGCCCTGGAACAAGGGCATCGGATCAATGCCATTATCCTCGACAAGACGGGAACGTTAACCGAGGGCAAGTCGGTAGTAACAGACTTAATCTGGACCAGTGAACTTTCAGCAACGGAAAACCTGCAAGCTGTTTTCCGCGAAATAGAAAAACAATCGGAACACCCCTTAGCCAGCGCAATCGTGGAATATTTTCCAAACGAAAGGACGCTGGTACAAGTTGAAAGCTTCGAAAGCTTAACCGGTCAGGGGGTAAAAGCAAAGTACCAGGGAAAGCTCTATCAAGCCGGCAGCCATAACATGGTCGAGCAAAAAGGGCTCGCCATACCTGCCGACTTACAAAACCGCATACCTGAACTGTTGGCAAAAGCAAAAACGATCATTTATTTTGGTGATGACCGGAAGGTATTTTGTATGGCGGCGATCACGGATCAGATAAAGGCTACGTCTGCTACTGCCGTCAAAGTCCTAAAAAGGCAGGGCATAGCAGTTTACATGCTTACCGGTGATAATGCGGCGACCGCTGCGGCCATCGCCGGGGAAGCCGGTATCGACCATTTCGAGGCTGATGTTTTACCTTCAGGGAAAGCGGACTTTGTAAAAAACTTGCAGGCGCAGGGAAAAACCGTAGCCATGATCGGTGATGGTATCAACGACAGCCAGGCACTGGCGCAGGCAAATGTTTCTATCGCCATGGGAAAAGGTTCAGACATCGCCATGGATGTGGCGGGACTGACTTTAGTGTCCTCAGACCTGCTCCAGGTGCCCAAAGCATTAAAGCTGTCCCGGCTGACAGTGCAAACGATTCGCCAAAACCTGTTTTGGGCCTTCATTTACAACCTGATCGGCATTCCGCTTGCCGCAGGCATCTTGTACCCTTTCAACGGATTTTTATTAAACCCGATGATAGCAGGTGCGGCAATGGCATTAAGTTCGGTTTCTGTTGTGAGCAACAGTCTTCGCCTGAAATGGGCAAAACTCAATTGATGGGCACTAGTTAACAGAATATAAAATGGAAACTTTAAAATTCAAAACCAATATCAAATGCGGCGGCTGTATCGCTGCTGTTACACCATCTTTAAATAACTTACAAGGCATTGAAAAATGGGAGGTAGATACCGCTAACCCGGATAAAGTGTTAACGGTACAAGCTCAGGAAAGCCTTTCTGCCAGTGAGATAATAACTACGTTAAAAGAGAAAGGCTATAAAGCTGAAAAGATTTAAATGGAAGCCATGCCTGTCTCACAGAAGGCATGGCTTTTACTCAGCCTTAAAGCGTTAGGAGTTTATCTACTAAGGTGATAACTTTTTTAAATCAATTCCAACAATTGTAACATTTTTGTGTAATACCTGTAAATGAGGAAAATCGGTGCGATAAGTCTGGCTGCATTCTACCTGTTGTTAACGACAGGGGCCTTTGCCTGTCTGCTGCATTGCACCGAAACCTTTCTCTTCACCACGGCAAAAATGTCTGTGTCCCAGCTTGCGGAAACTCACGCTGAGGATACCGATCATCATGATGAACAAGAAAAGCAAGGCACGCCTAAAACAGACCATCACGGAAAAAAGGATGATTGCGGTCCGGGTAAGGACTGTAAATGCTGTAACAAACACGGAATGTATGTGGTGAAGGAGAATGTAGATTCTGCGTTCGGGTTCGCGACAACTGCCCTTGCGATCGTATCAAATCATGCTTCTTCTCACGATTTTTCGTTTACACCTGAATTTTCAAAAGAATTCGTAACATGGCCACACGCTACAGGGCCGCCGGAGGGTTCTCAGCCACCGATATATATTAAAATCAAGTCTCTTCTTATTTGATTCAAGCTTTTGCTGCATTTCCTTTTAGCAGCATGACAACCTATTGTCTTTACTTTTTAGCTTGAATTAACACATGACATTACATATTAAAAATATGGTTTGCGACCGTTGCATAAGGGTTGTGCACCAGCAATTGGAAAACCTCGGTTTGCGGGTTTCCGATATCACCCTTGGTACCGCTGAGGTACACCCCGAGCCAGATGAAGAGCAGCTCGGCCGCCTCGCACCCGCCTTAAAAGATCTTGGATTTGAACTTATCAGTAAAGATAAGGACAGGCTCGCAGAACGTATTAAAAATATCATTATCGAACTGGTGCATCACAGCAACCTGAGTGAGCCTCACATGAATATCATGCGGGTCATTGCTGACCGCCTGAATAGGGATTATGCCTATCTCAGCCGTCTCTTTTCAGAAAATGAGGATATTACGATCGAAAAATTCATCATTCGGCAAAAAGTCGAAAAGATCAAGGAACTGCTCCAATACGGTGATTTGAACCTGAACGAAATTGCCTACAAAATGGGCTACAGCAGCAGTGCCCATCTGTCAGCCCAGTTTAAGCACATAACCGGCCTTTCGCCCAGCCGATACCGGACAGCGGAAAAACAGGAACGCAAACCGTTAGATAAAATTTAAATCGACTACTTATGAAATATAAGATTTTAATAATGGTCCTCCTGTTATCCGGGGGGAATCTTACGGTGCAGGCTCAACAAAAAATGAATATGAGTGATCCGTCCATGAAGCACATGCATATGGACGCGACGAAGAAGCCGGCGGCAAAGGTCCATCCTAACATGAGGATGAACCATGATACCACTTCTATGAAGGGAATGAAAATGGACCATTCTAAAAGAAACGGCATGGATATGGGCGGGATGGACATGGGTAAGATGAAGACGGGCGATTCAGCTACGAGTATGCACCAAATACCCGGCATGAAAATGAGGACTATGGCTGCGGATACCATTGCCAGCACTTCATCCTCCCTGAACGATCACCGGATACACGCGGGAAAACGTGTAATTTATGATCTCTTTATTAATGATACCATTGTAGCATACGCCGGAAAAAAGATTAAGGCGCTTGCTATTAATGGTCAGATACCCGGTCCGGTACTGCGATTCACTGAGGGAGATACCGCTATTATTCGTGTACATAATCTACGCAAAAATGAAACGTCGATCCACTGGCACGGCATTCTTGTTCCGAATAAATATGACGGCGTGCCCTATATCAGCACGATTCCTATTAAAGGTGGAGCAACTTATACCAATATTATTCCACTACACCAAACCGGAACTTTTTGGTATCACACCCATACCGAACTTGA
This region includes:
- a CDS encoding PAS domain-containing protein, with the protein product MQNISEQRLVDALPIGAAVFTGDRHTIRAVNAEMRSIWSKDSSVIGKDLHDAIPEIQDQPFFDLLTNIYRTGEAFHDPNGQAMLNVNGVLQLVYFDYWMKPIRDAAGQVTGILNTAIDTTAAVIARQRSEWIGEQFSFSMNAAEVGSWNLDIANRRVWWDERCRLFYGFPKGDDLVPFEEVLRYVHPEDRPKVDEAVAHALRPESGGNYDIQFRTIGESHHTLRWLQCKGKAYLMSNTSRTAFPAPLVTLPAK
- a CDS encoding sensor histidine kinase, translated to MILRQREQEAAEELAAAGEELQAINEELHTANEALQASNEQLRAAQEAAQLGLFDWDLIHQKYSWDAQFKQMFGLQAADEPEHYQTMVSRLHPDDRGRVEEAVAAARNQELTGGRYDIEYRIVAAGDVPVRWARALGRMTFDQKGTPVRFVGTLMDITEQVLSRQRLQTREDQLRLAIASADLGTWNINAQTREFVPSPRLKELFGYYADEDMPYEAAVNQIAESYRDQVVEAVNAAIEQGKSYDLTYPVTGYHDGKLRWVRATGKLFPATDDQPAIFSGTVADITEQKQDDQRKMDFIGIVSHELRSPLTSLNGYVQMLNLKARKTEDPMVLDITAKAKRQVDKMSSMITGFLDVARAGESQIQLRRKAFDMADLVKAAEEESLATVTTHPIIFHPVEFTPVVADPDKIEQVLVNFINNAVKYSPQGTTINVACITRDGWAHVSVSDEGMGIAPKDIPLVFERFYRVEREELKTVKGFGIGLYLCKDIIERHGGEIGVESVLHKGSVFWFQIPVAG
- a CDS encoding response regulator, whose amino-acid sequence is MKASKTKVLVCDDDRDILEMTGMLLEMEGYEVTTQSDSTKVLQQASEVQPDVFLLDFWMPHPSGEKLIQLIKASPRLSHIPVILFSAAINARQIAQASGADGYIDKPFDMEKLTAVIKTVMKQ
- a CDS encoding heavy metal translocating P-type ATPase, translated to MHSDTQTLTFPVAGMTCAGCAASVESMISSQQGVEKAEVNYASQSVKVAYHPDIIKPSEFQKEVQSVGYDLILDTENGKALQEEAQQTHDQQLKTKLLGAAALTVPVVLLGMFFMDLPYANYCMLALTAPVLFIFGRNFFAGAWKQARHARANMDTLVALSTGIAFLFSLFNTLYPEFWHKRGLHAHVYYEAAAVVIVFILLGKLLEERAKSNTSSAIKKLTGLQPKTVLLVTPAGEQETPIADVQIGDQILVRSGEKIPVDGTLYEGHSFVNESMISGEPVAVEKKAGDSVFAGTINQKGSFRFTAEKVGGATLLAQIIQLVQDAQGSKAPVQKLVDKIAGIFVPVVMGIALLTLVIWLIFGGQHAFTQGLLAMVTVLVIACPCALGLATPTALMVGIGKGAENGILIKDAEALEQGHRINAIILDKTGTLTEGKSVVTDLIWTSELSATENLQAVFREIEKQSEHPLASAIVEYFPNERTLVQVESFESLTGQGVKAKYQGKLYQAGSHNMVEQKGLAIPADLQNRIPELLAKAKTIIYFGDDRKVFCMAAITDQIKATSATAVKVLKRQGIAVYMLTGDNAATAAAIAGEAGIDHFEADVLPSGKADFVKNLQAQGKTVAMIGDGINDSQALAQANVSIAMGKGSDIAMDVAGLTLVSSDLLQVPKALKLSRLTVQTIRQNLFWAFIYNLIGIPLAAGILYPFNGFLLNPMIAGAAMALSSVSVVSNSLRLKWAKLN
- a CDS encoding heavy-metal-associated domain-containing protein, coding for METLKFKTNIKCGGCIAAVTPSLNNLQGIEKWEVDTANPDKVLTVQAQESLSASEIITTLKEKGYKAEKI
- a CDS encoding helix-turn-helix domain-containing protein, with amino-acid sequence MTLHIKNMVCDRCIRVVHQQLENLGLRVSDITLGTAEVHPEPDEEQLGRLAPALKDLGFELISKDKDRLAERIKNIIIELVHHSNLSEPHMNIMRVIADRLNRDYAYLSRLFSENEDITIEKFIIRQKVEKIKELLQYGDLNLNEIAYKMGYSSSAHLSAQFKHITGLSPSRYRTAEKQERKPLDKI